One Oncorhynchus nerka isolate Pitt River linkage group LG5, Oner_Uvic_2.0, whole genome shotgun sequence genomic window carries:
- the LOC115129436 gene encoding forkhead box protein N2-like isoform X2, with product MESDTHTLPPLPTSLYPTTLYQSPPFSSLLQTSSTVHVSLPLSPLSIPPCPTWLSPTAPVSIHLKTESLSPLLDSLSPPQFLDGQNLHCLNSPTTSDQDDLTCLNWLHQRGNLLPLQPLPKTTPLPQLEPQDPIPTQHHLSSPSKPPYSFSSLIFMAIEYSPDKRLPVKGIYDWILNSFPYYRAAPGGWRNSVRHNLSLSKSFCRIHRDKNQSVGKGSLWCVCPEYRSALLEVLRKTQYYHSTNSNLLNNPALLEGADYGVSMVCDTVAISALTSDNPPLSSNPPCPLTPDHEELVNMEAVEYEEEVGEEMEKDPLSDSGYIEFHYYQYHQYQYLVLPGDTELDLETVEILQLDAEAQEAAGSLLDLAGGGH from the exons atggagagtgacactCACACACTGCCACCCCTTCCTACATCTCTTTATCCCACCACTCTCTACCAGTCCCcgcctttctcctctcttctgcagACTTCTTCCACTGTCCATGTttcactccctctgtctcctctgtcgaTTCCACCATGCCCTACTTGGCTTTCCCCCACAGCCCCAGTTTCCATTCACCTCAAGACtgaatctctctcccctcttttagACTCCCTGTCCCCCCCTCAGTTCCTTGACGGACAAAACTTACACTGCCTCAACTCTCCAACCACATCTGACCAAGATGACTTGACCTGCCTCAACTGGTTACATCAAAGAGGCAATTTGCTTCCCCTGCAGCCCTTGCCCAAAACAACACCACTGCCCCAGCTGGAGCCCCAGGATCCCATACCTACCCAACACCACCTTTCCTCCCCATCCAAGCCCCCTTACTCCTTCAGCAGTCTAATCTTCATGGCGATAGAATACTCGCCAGACAAGAGGCTCCCAGTGAAGGGTATCTATGACTGGATATTGAACAGCTTCCCCTACTACAGAGCAGCACCTGGGGGGTGGAGAAATTCTGTTCGGCACAACCTGTCTCTGAGTAAGAGCTTCTGTCGGATTCACAGGGACAAGAACCAG TCTGTGGGGAAGGGCTCACTGTGGTGCGTGTGTCCAGAATATCGATCCGCTCTTCTGGAGGTGCTTAGGAAGACCCAGTATTACCATAGCACTAACAGCAACTTACTAAACAACCCTGCATT GTTGGAGGGAGCTGATTATGGAGTATCTATGGTGTGTGACACTGTGGCGATCTCAG ccttGACCTCAgacaacccacctctctcctcaaaTCCACCTtgccctctgacccctgaccATGAGGAGCTTGTCAATATGGAGGCAGTGGAATATGAGGAAGAGGTTGGTGAGGAGATGGAGAAAGACCCCCTGTCAGACAGCGGCTACATAGAGTTCCATTACTACCAGTATCATCAGTACCAGTATCTGGTCCTGCCCGGGGACACGGAACTAGATCTGGAGACTGTAGAGATCCTGCAGCTGGATGCTGAGGCCCAAGAGGCTGCTGGGTCACTTCTGGACCTGGCAGGGGGtggacattag
- the LOC115129436 gene encoding forkhead box protein N2-like isoform X1 — translation MESDTHTLPPLPTSLYPTTLYQSPPFSSLLQTSSTVHVSLPLSPLSIPPCPTWLSPTAPVSIHLKTESLSPLLDSLSPPQFLDGQNLHCLNSPTTSDQDDLTCLNWLHQRGNLLPLQPLPKTTPLPQLEPQDPIPTQHHLSSPSKPPYSFSSLIFMAIEYSPDKRLPVKGIYDWILNSFPYYRAAPGGWRNSVRHNLSLSKSFCRIHRDKNQSVGKGSLWCVCPEYRSALLEVLRKTQYYHSTNSNLLNNPALLEGADYGVSMVCDTVAISDSLFQTLLLSSPSPPALTSDNPPLSSNPPCPLTPDHEELVNMEAVEYEEEVGEEMEKDPLSDSGYIEFHYYQYHQYQYLVLPGDTELDLETVEILQLDAEAQEAAGSLLDLAGGGH, via the exons atggagagtgacactCACACACTGCCACCCCTTCCTACATCTCTTTATCCCACCACTCTCTACCAGTCCCcgcctttctcctctcttctgcagACTTCTTCCACTGTCCATGTttcactccctctgtctcctctgtcgaTTCCACCATGCCCTACTTGGCTTTCCCCCACAGCCCCAGTTTCCATTCACCTCAAGACtgaatctctctcccctcttttagACTCCCTGTCCCCCCCTCAGTTCCTTGACGGACAAAACTTACACTGCCTCAACTCTCCAACCACATCTGACCAAGATGACTTGACCTGCCTCAACTGGTTACATCAAAGAGGCAATTTGCTTCCCCTGCAGCCCTTGCCCAAAACAACACCACTGCCCCAGCTGGAGCCCCAGGATCCCATACCTACCCAACACCACCTTTCCTCCCCATCCAAGCCCCCTTACTCCTTCAGCAGTCTAATCTTCATGGCGATAGAATACTCGCCAGACAAGAGGCTCCCAGTGAAGGGTATCTATGACTGGATATTGAACAGCTTCCCCTACTACAGAGCAGCACCTGGGGGGTGGAGAAATTCTGTTCGGCACAACCTGTCTCTGAGTAAGAGCTTCTGTCGGATTCACAGGGACAAGAACCAG TCTGTGGGGAAGGGCTCACTGTGGTGCGTGTGTCCAGAATATCGATCCGCTCTTCTGGAGGTGCTTAGGAAGACCCAGTATTACCATAGCACTAACAGCAACTTACTAAACAACCCTGCATT GTTGGAGGGAGCTGATTATGGAGTATCTATGGTGTGTGACACTGTGGCGATCTCAG ATTCCCTTTTTCaaacccttctcctctcctccccctctcccccagccttGACCTCAgacaacccacctctctcctcaaaTCCACCTtgccctctgacccctgaccATGAGGAGCTTGTCAATATGGAGGCAGTGGAATATGAGGAAGAGGTTGGTGAGGAGATGGAGAAAGACCCCCTGTCAGACAGCGGCTACATAGAGTTCCATTACTACCAGTATCATCAGTACCAGTATCTGGTCCTGCCCGGGGACACGGAACTAGATCTGGAGACTGTAGAGATCCTGCAGCTGGATGCTGAGGCCCAAGAGGCTGCTGGGTCACTTCTGGACCTGGCAGGGGGtggacattag
- the LOC115129438 gene encoding atlastin-3-like isoform X1 encodes MGSEPGPVQIVTVCKEDHSFALDTEALGRVLLAPEVRDKHVVVLSVAGAFRKGKSFILDFMLRYMYRKKHGEEWLGQDDEPLTGFKWRGGSEPETTGIQLWSEVFLVEKSDGTEVAVLLMDTQGAFDNQSTVKDCATIFALSTMTSSIQIYNLSQNIQEDDLQQLQLFTEYGRLAMDEIYLKPFQSLMFLIRDWSFPYEYKYGLNGGREFLDKRLQVKETQHEELQTVREHIHSCFTSINCFLLPHPGLKVATSPAFKGQLSDVAPEFKKELRNLIATLLHPNCLAEKEINGNKVTCRGLLEFFKAYIKIYQGEDLPHPKSMLQATAEANNLAAVAGAKDQYYKNMEKVCGGDLPYVAPASLEEKHHFFLQESLHVFSSTKKMGGQEFCDRYRDQLEAELVELWQSFSKHNESKNVFSAFRTPAVLFVLVCFLYVLSGLLLFIGLATIALICDCVLGLAMVAMLTWSFIRYSGKYRGLGGAIDQTADVILQQATVVLNKSRPALAEMRKSS; translated from the exons ATGGGGAGTGAGCCAGGCCCGGTCCAGATTGTGACAGTTTGCAAGGAGGATCACTCCTTTGCCTTGGACACAGAGGCTCTGGGACGGGTTCTGCTGGCACCGGAGGTCCGGGACAAACATGTGGTGGTGCTCTCAGTGGCTGGGGCCTTCCGGAAAGGCAAGAGCTTCATTCTGGACTTCATGCTCCGCTACATGTACAGGAAG AAGCATGGTGAGGAATGGCTGGGCCAGGACGATGAGCCCCTGACTGGGTTCAAATGGAGGGGGGGCTCAGAGCCAGAGACCACCGGCATCCAGCTGTGGAGTGAGGTCTTCCTGGTGGAGAAGAGTGATGGAACAGAG GTGGCAGTATTACTGATGGACACCCAGGGTGCATTTGATAACCAGTCAACCGTGAAGGATTGTGCCACAATCTTTGCCCTCAGCACCATGACCAGCTCAATACAG ATCTACAACCTCTCACAGAACATTCAGGAAGATGATCTGCAGCAGTTGCAG CTATTCACAGAGTATGGTCGCCTCGCCATGGATGAAATCTATCTGAAGCCCTTTCAG TCTCTGATGTTCCTAATCAGGGATTGGAGCTTTCCCTATGAGTATAAATATGGGCTCAACGGAGGCAGAGAGTTCCTGGATAAACGTCTACAG GTGAAGGAGACCCAGCATGAGGAACTACAGACAGTGAGGGAACACATTCATTCCTGCTTCACCTCCATCAACTGTTTCCTGCTACCACATCCTGGGTTGAAGGTGGCCACCAGCCCCGCTTTCAAAGGCCAGCTTAGTG ATGTGGCTCCCGAGTTTAAAAAGGAGCTTCGCAACCTCATCGCCACACTGCTGCACCCTAACTGCCTGGCTGAGAAAGAGATCAACGGCAACAAAGTCACCTGCAGGGGCCTGCTGGAGTTCTTCAAG GCATACATCAAGATCTACCAAGGTGAAGACTTGCCACACCCGAAGTCTATGCTGCAG GCCACAGCAGAGGCCAACAACTTGGCAGCCGTGGCAGGAGCCAAAGACCAGTATTACAAGAACATGGAGAAG GTTTGTGGGGGAGACCTTCCCTATGTGGCTCCTGCCTCTCTGGAGGAGAAGCACCACTTCTTCCTCCAGGAGTCCCTCCATGTCTTCTCCTCCACCAAGAAGATGGGAGGGCAGGAGTTCTGCGACCGCTACCGAGACCAGCTTGAAGCCGAGCTGGTAGAACTGTGGCAGTCTTTCAGCAAGCACAATGAG TCAAAGAATGTCTTCAGTGCTTTCCGGACGCCCGCAGTGCTTTTTGTCCTTGTGTGCTTCCTGTACGTGCTGTCAGGGCTGTTGCTCTTCATCGGCCTGGCTACAATTGCTTTGATATGTGACTGTGTCTTGGGCCTGGCCATGGTCGCCATGCTCACCTGGAGCTTCATACGCTATTCGGGAAAATACCGGGGGCTGGGGGGAGCCATCGACCAGACAGCAGATGTCATACTGCAGCAG GCCACTGTGGTATTGAACAAGTCGAGGCCAGCGTTGGCTGAGATGAGGAAATCCAGCTAG
- the LOC115129438 gene encoding atlastin-3-like isoform X2, which yields MGSEPGPVQIVTVCKEDHSFALDTEALGRVLLAPEVRDKHVVVLSVAGAFRKGKSFILDFMLRYMYRKHGEEWLGQDDEPLTGFKWRGGSEPETTGIQLWSEVFLVEKSDGTEVAVLLMDTQGAFDNQSTVKDCATIFALSTMTSSIQIYNLSQNIQEDDLQQLQLFTEYGRLAMDEIYLKPFQSLMFLIRDWSFPYEYKYGLNGGREFLDKRLQVKETQHEELQTVREHIHSCFTSINCFLLPHPGLKVATSPAFKGQLSDVAPEFKKELRNLIATLLHPNCLAEKEINGNKVTCRGLLEFFKAYIKIYQGEDLPHPKSMLQATAEANNLAAVAGAKDQYYKNMEKVCGGDLPYVAPASLEEKHHFFLQESLHVFSSTKKMGGQEFCDRYRDQLEAELVELWQSFSKHNESKNVFSAFRTPAVLFVLVCFLYVLSGLLLFIGLATIALICDCVLGLAMVAMLTWSFIRYSGKYRGLGGAIDQTADVILQQATVVLNKSRPALAEMRKSS from the exons ATGGGGAGTGAGCCAGGCCCGGTCCAGATTGTGACAGTTTGCAAGGAGGATCACTCCTTTGCCTTGGACACAGAGGCTCTGGGACGGGTTCTGCTGGCACCGGAGGTCCGGGACAAACATGTGGTGGTGCTCTCAGTGGCTGGGGCCTTCCGGAAAGGCAAGAGCTTCATTCTGGACTTCATGCTCCGCTACATGTACAGGAAG CATGGTGAGGAATGGCTGGGCCAGGACGATGAGCCCCTGACTGGGTTCAAATGGAGGGGGGGCTCAGAGCCAGAGACCACCGGCATCCAGCTGTGGAGTGAGGTCTTCCTGGTGGAGAAGAGTGATGGAACAGAG GTGGCAGTATTACTGATGGACACCCAGGGTGCATTTGATAACCAGTCAACCGTGAAGGATTGTGCCACAATCTTTGCCCTCAGCACCATGACCAGCTCAATACAG ATCTACAACCTCTCACAGAACATTCAGGAAGATGATCTGCAGCAGTTGCAG CTATTCACAGAGTATGGTCGCCTCGCCATGGATGAAATCTATCTGAAGCCCTTTCAG TCTCTGATGTTCCTAATCAGGGATTGGAGCTTTCCCTATGAGTATAAATATGGGCTCAACGGAGGCAGAGAGTTCCTGGATAAACGTCTACAG GTGAAGGAGACCCAGCATGAGGAACTACAGACAGTGAGGGAACACATTCATTCCTGCTTCACCTCCATCAACTGTTTCCTGCTACCACATCCTGGGTTGAAGGTGGCCACCAGCCCCGCTTTCAAAGGCCAGCTTAGTG ATGTGGCTCCCGAGTTTAAAAAGGAGCTTCGCAACCTCATCGCCACACTGCTGCACCCTAACTGCCTGGCTGAGAAAGAGATCAACGGCAACAAAGTCACCTGCAGGGGCCTGCTGGAGTTCTTCAAG GCATACATCAAGATCTACCAAGGTGAAGACTTGCCACACCCGAAGTCTATGCTGCAG GCCACAGCAGAGGCCAACAACTTGGCAGCCGTGGCAGGAGCCAAAGACCAGTATTACAAGAACATGGAGAAG GTTTGTGGGGGAGACCTTCCCTATGTGGCTCCTGCCTCTCTGGAGGAGAAGCACCACTTCTTCCTCCAGGAGTCCCTCCATGTCTTCTCCTCCACCAAGAAGATGGGAGGGCAGGAGTTCTGCGACCGCTACCGAGACCAGCTTGAAGCCGAGCTGGTAGAACTGTGGCAGTCTTTCAGCAAGCACAATGAG TCAAAGAATGTCTTCAGTGCTTTCCGGACGCCCGCAGTGCTTTTTGTCCTTGTGTGCTTCCTGTACGTGCTGTCAGGGCTGTTGCTCTTCATCGGCCTGGCTACAATTGCTTTGATATGTGACTGTGTCTTGGGCCTGGCCATGGTCGCCATGCTCACCTGGAGCTTCATACGCTATTCGGGAAAATACCGGGGGCTGGGGGGAGCCATCGACCAGACAGCAGATGTCATACTGCAGCAG GCCACTGTGGTATTGAACAAGTCGAGGCCAGCGTTGGCTGAGATGAGGAAATCCAGCTAG
- the LOC115129439 gene encoding cofilin-2-like — MEMLALPTPSSSTRSLARPRGVSSVCETLQTLHHSSFNFYPDADNSETAMASGVTVTDDVITVFNEMKVRKLQANEDEKKKRKKAVLFCLSEDKKHIILEEGQEILTGDVGVTVQDPYLHFVKMLPPDDCRYALYDATYETKETKKEDLVFIFWAPDGAPLKSKMIYASSKDAIKKKFTGIKHEWQVNGLEDIKDRRTLADKLGGSSVVTLEGSPI; from the exons ATGGAGATGCTCGCGCTCCCCACCCCATCATCAAGCACGCGCAGTTTAGCGCGTCCACGTGGTGTATCAAGTGTGTGCGAGACATTACAGACGCTGCATCACAGCTCATTCAATTTCTATCCAGACGCCGACAATTCAGAGACAGCTATG GCTTCCGGGGTGACAGTGACAGATGACGTTATCACAGTCTTCAACGAGATGAAAGTGCGCAAGTTGCAGGCAAACGAGgatgagaagaagaagaggaagaaggcgGTGCTGTTCTGCCTTAGTGAGGACAAGAAGCACATCATCCTGGAGGAGGGTCAGGAGATCCTGACAGGAGATGTGGGTGTCACCGTCCAGGACCCCTACCTGCACTTCGTCAAGATGCTACCCCCAGATGACTGCCGTTACGCCCTCTATGACGCCACCTATGAGACCAAGGAGACTAAGAAAGAGGACCTGGTCTTCATCTTCTG GGCCCCAGATGGTGCTCCCCTGAAGAGCAAGATGATCTACGCCAGCTCAAAAGATGCCATCAAGAAGAAGTTCACAG GTATCAAACACGAGTGGCAAGTGAACGGTTTGGAAGACATCAAGGATCGACGCACCCTTGCAGACAAGCTCGGCGGCTCATCGGTAGTCACCCTGGAAGGAAGCCCTATATAA
- the LOC115129440 gene encoding serine protease 23-like, giving the protein MSPHPNSGQAHPSTSVLLLSLLLPLSLSSRALPHQDPVHLPSLVPHVPLPLSRSLFSAQTQLDFTTHCNASCYHKGEQERRREHLTEQLAFETLYADGSRTLTTMDVEDEDDYEGTISPALQPPPMRGWRVTSRHRRQKRQIYGADGRFNIRGDHFLLDYPFSTAVRISTGCTGVLVSQRHVLTAAHCVHDGKDYVKGARKLRVGFLTPPYINGTKPSQTPTKIPLVRWVRVKSTRVPKGWIQGPQEVSMDFDYALLELRWPHRRPFMRLSVAPSSDDLAGKRIHFSGFDSDRPGELVYRFCPVEDESNDLIYQHCDARPGASGSGVYGRVWDTALERWERKVIGIFSGHQWLEIDGENRDYNVAVRFTPLKFAQICYWVHGNRVDCIQD; this is encoded by the coding sequence ATGTCTCCACATCCAAACTCTGGCCAGGCTCATCCCTCCACCTCAGTGCTGCTCCTCtcgctcctcctccccctctctctgtcatcccgaGCCCTCCCTCACCAAGATCCCGTCCACCTCCCTTCACTGGTGCCCCATGTACCCCTgcccctctcccgctctctcttcaGTGCTCAGACTCAATTGGACTTCACCACTCACTGTAACGCCAGCTGCTACCACAAGGGAGAGCAAGAGCGAAGGCGAGAGCACCTGACTGAGCAGCTGGCCTTCGAGACGCTCTATGCGGATGGTTCTCGTACCCTCACCACTATGGATGTGGAGGACGAGGATGATTATGAGGGAACCATCAGTCCTGCCCTTCAACCACCACCAATGAGAGGATGGAGAGTTACCAGTCGGCACAGGCGTCAGAAACGACAGATTTACGGGGCTGATGGGCGCTTCAACATCCGCGGTGACCACTTCCTGTTGGACTACCCGTTCTCCACAGCCGTGAGGATCTCCACCGGCTGCACCGGGGTCCTGGTGTCTCAACGCCACGTTCTGACCGCTGCCCACTGCGTGCATGATGGGAAGGATTACGTCAAGGGAGCCCGTAAACTGAGGGTGGGCTTCCTGACTCCTCCGTACATCAACGGCACCAAGCCCAGTCAGACCCCCACCAAGATACCCCTGGTGCGCTGGGTCCGGGTCAAAAGCACTCGTGTCCCCAAAGGCTGGATCCAGGGCCCCCAGGAGGTCAGCATGGACTTTGACTACGCCCTCCTGGAACTGCGCTGGCCCCACCGCCGGCCCTTCATGCGTCTGTCTGTGGCTCCTTCCTCTGATGACCTGGCAGGGAAACGCATCCACTTCTCTGGGTTTGATAGTGACAGGCCTGGGGAGCTGGTCTACCGCTTTTGTCCTGTGGAGGACGAGTCTAACGACCTGATCTACCAGCATTGTGATGCCCGGCCGGGGGCCAGCGGCTCGGGGGTGTACGGCCGCGTGTGGGACACGGCTCTGGAACGGTGGGAGAGGAAAGTCATCGGCATCTTCTCTGGACACCAGTGGCTGGAGATTGACGGGGAGAACCGAGACTACAACGTGGCTGTGAGATTCACCCCGCTGAAGTTTGCCCAGATCTGTTACTGGGTGCATGGGAACCGAGTGGACTGTATCCAGGactga